One part of the Dermacentor andersoni chromosome 2, qqDerAnde1_hic_scaffold, whole genome shotgun sequence genome encodes these proteins:
- the LOC126540757 gene encoding uncharacterized protein, which produces MSVHQGTATLWLLLTFLGAIASGKNASLTSPPVHNATMTVVPKLTTSFRAPSRSYPATATGAGVTATPTVSSKSSQGAKRTAPPLVVTTTPHTATRETQEAASVETFVMPSVEGLVKGEIRSSIESGATPAGDVAVRTPALASAVSFADATSETSTTSETYATSTADSLTNVTEQGSAATMTTTASTSSTEPEQEDDMTYLASLFPDLDLFDDPTPYGTSTPPSVQTTTPAADAPTMQKPSGYNMSKERYCIAARYCYKDLNERCVMRHMKSVCGCGRAFYRNPETLVCERKLPLLVSLELPEHSYVQEVADKKSLEFKAYESAAQHLIWRLVKSSKLLASSVIDVEVTGFRPGLMVRSRLVVMSSLVHKLAGNVSGAMHREIQTAIGRHNSTGLFLRTGNMRTVAADVAVNPCEDRDSNYCSPYAICTYRKHDYGMSCRCLPGYADVSPDTGRHPGELCFSICEPGHCQNNGTCKSLSFGIECECRDWYIGNRCQFQMKQIIIIVVVVAAVLLTVVGVTFHKYWRKGRLQSCNNQVCRMLIMEPAKRSSAKRHLDTKLSARQPLSGGLHQRASPCVSPGSDSLHSAFSKSLEGALSPVEISVISK; this is translated from the exons ATGTCTGTTCACCAAGGCACTGCGACGCTTTGGCTGCTGCTGACTTTCCTCGGAG ccATAGCGTCCGGGAAGAATGCATCATTAACCAGCCCTCCTGTTCACAACGCAACGATGACTGTAGTCCCTAAACTTACCACCAGCTTCAGGGCTCCTTCGCGCTCCTATCCGGCCACTGCAACTGGTGCAGGCGTGACTGCGACTCCAACTGTCTCTTCAAAAAGTAGCCAAGGCGCAAAACGTACCGCGCCCCCACTTGTGGTCACAACCACGCCGCATACTGCCACTCGGGAGACTCAAGAGGCAGCGTCCGTGGAAACATTCGTGATGCCGTCAGTGGAAGGCCTGGTCAAGGGGGAAATTCGCTCGTCAATAGAGAGCGGGGCCACTCCTGCCGGAGACGTCGCTGTTCGCACGCCCGCGCTGGCCTCTGCAGTCTCCTTCGCCGATGCCACGTCTGAAACAAGCACGACATCGGAGACGTACGCCACGTCAACAGCAGACTCTCTTACGAACGTGACAGAACAAGGCTCTGCCGCAACGATGACCACGACCGCTTCGACCTCCAGCACCGAGCCTGAACAGGAGGACGATATGACGTACCTCGCGAGCCTCTTCCCGGATCTTGACCTCTTCGACGACCCCACGCCATACGGCACTTCAACGCCCCCCTCGGTGCAAACGACGACCCCGGCCGCGGACGCGCCGACAATGCAAAAGCCGAGCGGATACAACATGAGCAAGGAACGTTACTGCATCGCTGCCAGGTACTGCTACAAGGATCTCAACGAGCGCTGCGTTATGCGGCACATGAAGAGCGTGTGCGGGTGCGGCCGAGCCTTCTACAGGAACCCCGAAACACTGGTTTGCGAAC GGAAGCTGCCGCTGCTCGTCTCTCTCGAACTTCCCGAGCACTCATACGTGCAGGAGGTCGCAGACAAGAAATCCCTCGAGTTCAAGGCGTACGAGTCGGCCGCGCAGCACCTG ATTTGGCGTCTGGTGAAGAGTTCCAAACTGCTCGCCAGCTCCGTTATAGACGTCGAAGTCACGGGCTTCCGTCCAGGGCTGATGGTGCGCAGTAGGCTCGTGGTCATGTCATCCCTGGTGCACAAGCTCGCCGGCAACGTGTCCGGAGCGATGCACCGAGAGATTCAGACGGCCATCGGACGTCACAACTCAACCGGACTCTTCCTGCGGACAGGAAACATGAGGACTGTGGCTGCTGACGTAG CCGTCAACCCGTGCGAGGATCGCGATTCCAACTACTGCAGCCCTTACGCCATCTGCACGTACCGGAAGCACGACTATGGCATGAGCTGTCGCTGTCTTCCTGGATACGCGGACGTGTCTCCCGACACTGGGCGCCATCCCGGAGAACTCTGCTTTT CCATATGCGAGCCCGGTCACTGCCAGAACAACGGAACGTGCAAAAGCCTCTCCTTTGGAATAGAATGCGA ATGTCGAGACTGGTATATCGGAAATCGATGCCAATTCCAAATGAAGC AAATCATAATCATCGTGGTGGTTGTGGCAGCGGTGCTTCTCACGGTGGTCGGAGTTACATTTCACAAGTACTGGAGAAAAGG GCGCCTCCAGAGTTGCAACAACCAGGTGTGCCGCATGTTGATCATGGAGCCTGCCAAGAGGAGCTCGGCCAAGAGGCACCTCGACACCAAGCTGTCTGCTCGGCAACCACTTAGCGGTGGCCTTCACCAGCGCGCGTCCCCCTGCGTCTCGCCCGGTAGCGATAGCCTGCACTCTGCCTTCTCCAAGAGTCTCGAGGGCGCCCTGTCTCCGGTGGAGATATCCGTCATCTCCAAGTGA